A single genomic interval of Zingiber officinale cultivar Zhangliang chromosome 4A, Zo_v1.1, whole genome shotgun sequence harbors:
- the LOC121969454 gene encoding methyltransferase-like protein 2 isoform X2 has product MVEIKNTRSMRTRKFSRNWDGTIWFRLITSSKQRPVACAGPLRAEQKGQRTDIVLSPSLSAPFANLQSNTPASNWRLSASAVQSLAMRREMSDELKSFLDSGIYRLDVDGSKVAFLDPVRVLNCSFSRFKISPSAYYSRSFRCSTDGDESKEDKVFQVTKKRKKRRPARNLNEREEAAEKRHQEARSLLLNAHKAFVQAKELQALLPKLVKCETCLPARKVVELDFIQLGSLWQAPLYEISLCLRKEVLDETGGHEQGENDGSAAHQLFNNLIYNVTNDDVEAEILENCYILPRRSCFYMSDLRQIRNLIPAHSKDGFNFIVIDPPWENGSANQKEVYPTLPNRHFLYLPIKELAHEQGALVALWITNREKLRIFVEKDLFPAWGVRDCSVCYWLKVRSDGSLIGELDLFHHRPYECLLLGYINLQNDDPKTIPSHFLGSNRVIVSIPGDYSRKPPLGELLIDLIPGPRPSKCIELFARELVAGWTSWGNEPLHFQDSTYFMEKEQKFRQLI; this is encoded by the exons ATGGTGGAAATCAAAAACACGCGCTCGATGCGGACCCGCAAATTTAGCCGAAATTGGGACGGCACGATCTGGTTTCGGTTGATAACATCGAGCAAGCAGCGACCGGTCGCGTGCGCAGGTCCGCTTAGGGCAGAACAGAAGGGGCAGCGGACTGATATCGTTCTTTCTCCCTCCCTCTCTGCTCCGTTTGCGAACTTGCAATCCAATACTCCAGCCTCGAATTGGCGATTGAGTGCAAGCGCCGTGCAGAGTTTAGCAATGCGACGGGAGATGTCGGACGAGCTTAAATCCTTCTTGGACTCCGGTATCTATCGACTTGATGTGGATGGGTCGAAGGTGGCTTTCCTCGACCCCGTCCGTGTCCTCAACTGCTCCTTCTCTCGGTTTAAGATCTCTCCTTCGGCTTACTATTCTCGCTCCTTCCGTTGTTCCACGGATGGAGATGAAAGCAAGGAGGATAAGGTTTTCCAAGTGactaagaagaggaagaaaagacgGCCTGCTCGCAATCTCAATGAGAGGGAAGAGGCTGCGGAGAAGCGCCATCAA GAAGCAAGATCTTTGTTGCTAAACGCGCACAAAGCGTTTGTGCAAGCTAAGGAACTCCAAGCTTTGCTTCCCAAATTGGTGAAATGCGAAACCTGTTTGCCTGCGAGGAAAGTTGTTGAATTGGATTTTATTCAACTTGGAAGCCTATGGCAAGCGCCTCTGTACGAGATATCTCTTTGTCTGAGAAAGGAGGTGTTAGATGAGACAGGAG GTCATGAACAAGGTGAGAATGATGGATCTGCAGCACATCAATTGTTCAATAACTTGATTTATAATGTTACAAATGATGATGTAGAAGCTGAGATTCTAGAAAATTGTTATATATTGCCCAGAAGAAGCTGCTTTTACATG TCTGACTTGAGACAAATCCGCAATCTCATACCAG cTCACTCAAAAGATGGCTTTAACTTTATTGTGATTGATCCTCCTTGGGAAAATGGGAGTGCCAACCAGAAAGAAGT TTACCCAACTTTACCTAACAGACATTTTCTTTATCTTCCTATCAAGGAACTTGCACATGAGCAAGGAGCCCTTGTTGCACTCTGGATTACGAATCGGGAGAAACTTAGAATTTTTGTCGAGAAGGATCTGTTTCCTGCTTGGGGCGTGAGAGATTGTTCTGTGTGTTATTGGTTAAAG GTGAGATCGGATGGATCCTTGATCGGCGAACTGGACTTATTTCATCACAGACCATATGAATGCCTGCTTCTTGGGTACATAAATTTGCAG AATGATGATCCAAAAACCATTCCATCTCATTTTCTCGGGAGCAACCGAGTTATTGTCAGCATTCCTGGTGATTACTCAAGGAAGCCACCACTCGGCG AATTGTTGATTGATCTTATACCGGGTCCTCGGCCTTCCAAGTGCATTGAACTTTTTGCCAGAGAACTGGTGGCCGGGTGGACCTCGTGGGGGAATGAACCGCTTCATTTCCAAGACTCAACCTACTTCATGGAAAAAGAACAAAAATTCAGACAATTGATCTGA
- the LOC121969456 gene encoding uncharacterized protein LOC121969456 — MAMALPRAPPPRSQLPAEASHPSTAQRSASFPTMPDIIAASRAQGLRLRLQVLGPFFRVRAEGEDGSALGRAEGVVRPWVAGKVLHLDSMRLSRDTLSMDRSIFGLGLFVGAAAVRHGYDQGCRTAQLLAINDSPLFHSKLVRFYTRMGFKVVHEVDGSSMGDLAHMLVWGGRGTRMDADIEQLFLRWGKKFKASSSGNNCTDLKLQLEIGKNNL, encoded by the exons ATGGCGATGGCCTTACCCAGAGCCCCCCCTCCTCGCTCCCAGCTACCGGCAGAAGCTTCGCACCCGTCGACCGCCCAGAGGTCTGCGTCGTTCCCCACCATGCCCGACATCATCGCCGCCTCCCGGGCGCAGGGCCTCCGCCTCCGTCTCCAGGTCCTCGGGCCCTTCTTCCGGGTCCGGGCGGAAGGCGAGGACGGGTCCGCGCTGGGGAGGGCGGAGGGCGTCGTACGCCCGTGGGTCGCAGGAAAGGTTCTGCACCTCGACTCCATGAGGCTCAGCCGGGACACCCTCTCCATGGATCGCTCCATCTTCGGCCTCGGCCTCTTCGTCGGTGCCGCCGCCGTCCGCCACGGCTACGACCAGGGCTGCCGCACCGCCCAACTCCTCGCCATCAACGATTCTCCCCTCTTCCACTCCAAG CTTGTGAGATTCTACACGAGGATGGGATTCAAGGTGGTTCATGAAGTGGATGGATCGTCCATGGGGGATTTGGCTCACATGCTGGTGTGGGGAGGGAGAGGAACTCGAATGGATGCCGACATCGAGCAACTTTTTCTCAGATGGGGCAAAAAATTCAAGGCTTCAAGTTCAGGCAACAATTGCACAGATCTCAAACTTCAACTAGAAATAGGCAAAAACAATCTTTAA
- the LOC121969454 gene encoding methyltransferase-like protein 2 isoform X1, with amino-acid sequence MVEIKNTRSMRTRKFSRNWDGTIWFRLITSSKQRPVACAGPLRAEQKGQRTDIVLSPSLSAPFANLQSNTPASNWRLSASAVQSLAMRREMSDELKSFLDSGIYRLDVDGSKVAFLDPVRVLNCSFSRFKISPSAYYSRSFRCSTDGDESKEDKVFQVTKKRKKRRPARNLNEREEAAEKRHQEARSLLLNAHKAFVQAKELQALLPKLVKCETCLPARKVVELDFIQLGSLWQAPLYEISLCLRKEVLDETGGHEQEAEILENCYILPRRSCFYMSDLRQIRNLIPAHSKDGFNFIVIDPPWENGSANQKEVYPTLPNRHFLYLPIKELAHEQGALVALWITNREKLRIFVEKDLFPAWGVRDCSVCYWLKVRSDGSLIGELDLFHHRPYECLLLGYINLQNDDPKTIPSHFLGSNRVIVSIPGDYSRKPPLGELLIDLIPGPRPSKCIELFARELVAGWTSWGNEPLHFQDSTYFMEKEQKFRQLI; translated from the exons ATGGTGGAAATCAAAAACACGCGCTCGATGCGGACCCGCAAATTTAGCCGAAATTGGGACGGCACGATCTGGTTTCGGTTGATAACATCGAGCAAGCAGCGACCGGTCGCGTGCGCAGGTCCGCTTAGGGCAGAACAGAAGGGGCAGCGGACTGATATCGTTCTTTCTCCCTCCCTCTCTGCTCCGTTTGCGAACTTGCAATCCAATACTCCAGCCTCGAATTGGCGATTGAGTGCAAGCGCCGTGCAGAGTTTAGCAATGCGACGGGAGATGTCGGACGAGCTTAAATCCTTCTTGGACTCCGGTATCTATCGACTTGATGTGGATGGGTCGAAGGTGGCTTTCCTCGACCCCGTCCGTGTCCTCAACTGCTCCTTCTCTCGGTTTAAGATCTCTCCTTCGGCTTACTATTCTCGCTCCTTCCGTTGTTCCACGGATGGAGATGAAAGCAAGGAGGATAAGGTTTTCCAAGTGactaagaagaggaagaaaagacgGCCTGCTCGCAATCTCAATGAGAGGGAAGAGGCTGCGGAGAAGCGCCATCAA GAAGCAAGATCTTTGTTGCTAAACGCGCACAAAGCGTTTGTGCAAGCTAAGGAACTCCAAGCTTTGCTTCCCAAATTGGTGAAATGCGAAACCTGTTTGCCTGCGAGGAAAGTTGTTGAATTGGATTTTATTCAACTTGGAAGCCTATGGCAAGCGCCTCTGTACGAGATATCTCTTTGTCTGAGAAAGGAGGTGTTAGATGAGACAGGAG GTCATGAACAAG AAGCTGAGATTCTAGAAAATTGTTATATATTGCCCAGAAGAAGCTGCTTTTACATG TCTGACTTGAGACAAATCCGCAATCTCATACCAG cTCACTCAAAAGATGGCTTTAACTTTATTGTGATTGATCCTCCTTGGGAAAATGGGAGTGCCAACCAGAAAGAAGT TTACCCAACTTTACCTAACAGACATTTTCTTTATCTTCCTATCAAGGAACTTGCACATGAGCAAGGAGCCCTTGTTGCACTCTGGATTACGAATCGGGAGAAACTTAGAATTTTTGTCGAGAAGGATCTGTTTCCTGCTTGGGGCGTGAGAGATTGTTCTGTGTGTTATTGGTTAAAG GTGAGATCGGATGGATCCTTGATCGGCGAACTGGACTTATTTCATCACAGACCATATGAATGCCTGCTTCTTGGGTACATAAATTTGCAG AATGATGATCCAAAAACCATTCCATCTCATTTTCTCGGGAGCAACCGAGTTATTGTCAGCATTCCTGGTGATTACTCAAGGAAGCCACCACTCGGCG AATTGTTGATTGATCTTATACCGGGTCCTCGGCCTTCCAAGTGCATTGAACTTTTTGCCAGAGAACTGGTGGCCGGGTGGACCTCGTGGGGGAATGAACCGCTTCATTTCCAAGACTCAACCTACTTCATGGAAAAAGAACAAAAATTCAGACAATTGATCTGA